The Syntrophus gentianae genome contains the following window.
CTTTCGTCTGTGAATTTTCCTGTCACCCTTGGAATGGCTGCCCTTGCCCCTGTGGCTGTTCCTGTTATTTATGGAGAGCGGTGGATGCCTTCTGTGATATTGATTCAAATATTGGCCTTCATTGCCTTACTGAGGTCGTCTGGCAGTCCTGTAAGCGCGTTGATGTTGGGAAACGGTAAAGCTGATTGGGGATTTCACTGGAGTGTGGGTAAGATGGTCTTCCAGATTCCTGGCCTGTATCTCGGGGCTAAGTTGGGTGGTGCAGTGGGGGCGACCGTGGCATTCCTGTGTCTGCAGTTGGCTATTTCAACTTTCGCCTATCTTTTGCTCATTCGGCCACTTCTGGGATCCTGTTTGAAGGAGTATTTAGGAAGCATGTGGCCTGCGCTTTGGTTGAGCTTAGTCATGGCACTGGGCATTATTCTCGTCGCTGCGGGTTTTCAGAACATCAAACAGATCCATCTCCTCATGTTCCAGATTTTATGCGGCATTGGAATTTATGGGGCATTGATGTTCTTAAGCAATAGGTCATTGATGTTCGAGATTGTTGAACTGGTTTGGAAAAAGAAGTGAAATTCGCCTTATTGAACAGTGTGATCATGAATGGCGGGGATGCCGGAATTGTTTATGGCATCAGGGATGCTATCCGGGAAATCCTTCCCGAGGCTCAGCTCTCCATTTTTGCACGCCGGGCCCGGGATGCTGAAGCTTATTACCCTGATTTGAGACTATTGCCCATGCTTCAGGATACATGGCCGAGACAGAGGACTTTGGCTTATGGACTTCGCGAAAGCTTTCCATTGAGGAGCAATCTTTGTCTTTTGATTCCAGGTGAAAAGGAATTCTATAAGCAGCTGCGTTCCATGGATGCAATAATTTATTGCGGAGGTGGATATATCAACAACCTCTATTCTACCGGAGTGCTGTTTCGCATCATCGAGGACACATTGGAGATGGGAATTCCACATATGGCCTACGCTCATTCCATCGGTCCTTTCTTTGACGACCGAAGCAGGACGGCGGCGGCCGCCCTGCTGAGCCGATTCGATGCCGTGACCACAAGGGATGAGGCAAGTTACAGGCTCCTTCATGAAATGGGAACCAACTGTAAAGAAACCCACTTCACTGCCGATGCCGCCTTTGCAATGCAAATCGCCACAGATGCCACAATGCCCCTGCAGGATCTTGAAGAGCTAAAGCGCATTTACGCATTCAAGAGTCACGGTGGGGGTGCGCCATTATTTTTCATGAGTGTCAGGGAATGGGGTTTTCCAGGTAGTGAAGAGTCCTCTTCGCTTAAGAAAAACTACAGATCTGAGTTGCAACGCTTTATTCTGCAGGTAATTGCCGAGAGCAACTGCCGGATTTGTTTTGTTTCCACCTGTCAGGGGAGAAAAGAATATGGTTATGATGATTCGCGTTTTGCCGCAGAACTTCTCAAAGAACTGCAGCCCTTTCCCGAAGATCGAGTTTATATTTGCGGCCATCCGTTCGCGCCATCTTCTTATCCTCTGCTTATAGGCCGTTGTGCTGACCTGGTTGTGAGCATGCGCATGCACTTCATCATTTTTTCCATCATGGGAGGTGTTCCGTTTATCGCAATCGCTTATGAGAAAAAATCCCAAGAGCTTGCAAGGCAGGTAGGATTGGATGGCTATTGCCATGAACTGTCTAATTTAAAGGGTGATATACTTTACAAAAATTTTATTGATCTCAGAGAACATTTGGTTGATTCCCGCGCGACGATTAACTCGGCGTTTCGTATATTACGGGAACGATCGCAGGAGAATGCCAGAGTTCTGAGGAGTGTTATAACCTGAGGTATTATCCGCCTTCAAGTAAAATTCCTGAAGCCAATGTTAAATATTACCTCCTTGCCTTCAAAAACAGAAACACCGGCAGCTGGATAAACTGATTTTATTATTATCTCAAAGTAAAAACAAACCATGAAAATCGCAATTTTTACATCCTATTGGAATCCTCCAAATTTTAGAGGCGGCATCAGTCGAGTCATCTTTGAACTCCGGAAAGAATGGCAGAAGGAGGGACACACGGTGGACATTTATGCGTGTGATACCATCCCTGATAAGGAAGCCGGCATATTCAGGATACCGATCCCACCCATTCCATTACGGGGGCTGTGGATGAAACTATACCTGTTACTTTTTTCACAACTGGATAAGTATGATATCCTGTTTCCTCAATCCGCCTTCCAGTCCCTTCTCCTTGACAAGAAGAGGTGTATCCCCTTTGTCCACACACTGTCTAATGTTGAACACCTGGCTCCTTGGCACTTCTGGAAATATGCCATAGCTCCTTTAGAAAAATATGCCCTTCGCAACATCAGGGGCTGTTTCACTTTGGACGATAAAACGGTAGAGATCCTAAGAAAAGAGCATCATGTGCCAGATTCGAAAATCCTCAAAATTTACAATGGTGTCGATTATAATGTCTTTTGTCCCGGGCCGCAAAAAAAGCAGCAAGAGTTCATGGTTCTTTCCGCTGGCCGGTTTATCCCCCGGAAACGTTTTGACCTTTTAATCAGAGCCTTTGCCGCTTTTGTTGATCAATATGGAGATGCAAAGCTTGTCATAGCCGGGGATGGTGAACTGAAGGAAGATCTTCGCGAGCTTGTACATCGTCTTCATATTGATGAAAGGGTTTTCTTTCCCGGCATGGTCGACGAAAGTGCCATGCTGGAACTATACCGCTCGGCGTCGATTTTCGTCTTACCCTCAATTTCGGAAGGAATGCCGATGGTCGTCCTGGAAGCTCAAGCTTGTTCCTTGCCGGTGGTGCTGGCTGGTTTTGAATCTGCCCGGGAATTGGTTATGGAAGGAAAAACGGGTTATATCGTTAAAGAGGCAGATCCAAAGGTATGGGCAGAAATATTCGGTAGGTTCTATAATCAACCTGAACTGGTCAGGTCTTTTGGCGAAGCATCACGGAAGCGGATCGTTGATGAATTCGGATGGTCGGCGGTGGCGAACAGGATCCATAATCATTTTCAAAATATTCTCGCTGAAATGTCCGGGATATGATGAACATGCATTGGGCACAGGTAGAATCCGACCAATCGCAAAGGAAAACATTTCCAACCAAACGCGTGGGACGTTTTTTTGCGTTTGTGATCGTATGGATCCTCACCATGACGGTGCTGATCCCTCACGTGGTGATTGGCGGGGTCAGCATCGGGGTAGATGATGCCTGTGCGGCGTTTCTACTTATGGCTTACACCATTTATGCGGGTTATCTTCTCCTGAAAACCAATAACCTTTCATTACACAAAGATTGGCTGTTCGTTGCAGGTTTATGGGTATCCCTGATCGTCACCGGGATTGTTTTCAGCATAATTGGTGGACTTGTTTATGTAAATCAGTTCCGCCTCCCGACAGAAATGTGGCAATATGTAAAACGGCTGCTTTTCTTTTACACGACCTGTCATGTTTCCTATAGAGGTCTCGTTTCGTCCGGAAATTTCTGCCGCTGTATGCTATACGTTCTCTTGATTGCATTTTTTATTGGCTTAATCCAGATCATGCCGGGGAGCATCGGTGATCAATTGGCCGGTCTTTATGCGAGAACGGAAAGTAAACTCGCAAGCATGGAGAAATCATTTGAGACCCTGAGAAACTGCGGTGTTGCGGGCCATTCCACTGCCTGGGGGGGATTTGCCGTATTCGGGGTCGCGGTTTCTCTGGGTGGAATCTTGTCGCGCCGAGAGGATCATGTTAAAAGACCTTTTTATCGTTTTCAGCTGTGGACGCTTCTCGTTCTTGCCTTCATCAATACCCTGTTTTCCGGATCACGGGTGGCCATGGCAGCCCTTTTGGCCGTCTATCTTGCAGCTACCTTTGTTGGAGTTATCCAGGCACGCCGAAAGTTCCGTTTTTTCCTCACTTATGTTGCAGGGTTTGTTTTGATGGGCATCGGGTTTGCCTATGTGCTTTGGGATAGACTTGTATTCCTAGCCTTTCGGTATGGCGCTCTCGTTGAGCAATCAGGCGGCGGGAGGGCCGAACAGGTGAAAGCGGCTATGTCTCTGTTAAGAGACGGACAGGGCTGGCTATTCGGCATTGGCAACGCGGCTCAGAGGGCAATGGCAACTTCATTTGGAACAGAGGTAGAACCTGTATATCTTCTGGTCAATTATGGCATTCTTGGTTTGTCCCTGCGCTACGGTTTGCTGATGATCATTTTTATCTATGCCTGGCGACAACTTAAGCGGGCAGCACATTATGACCGAGATTTGACGATGGCAACGATCCTCGCCTTGACTGGTTACACAGTTTTTTCCCTTGGCTATTTTTTCTACCAAGAGCTATATTCAGGAATGGTGCCTTGGCTTTTATTCGGGTGGGTTGTAGGCGCTTATTACCGGGAGAATTTTCTACGACGTTATAGATCTACCAGTTCAACTCATTCTTTCAGAGAGGTGTTGTCATGAGTAAAACAGAGAAACTTATAACTGTTGCTGTTGCTTTGTGGATATGTATTGTTTTAGCAGGATCTCCTGCCTTTGGAAAAACGATTCAAAAACCGGTTGTCTACTCCTATTATTGGCCGATTGGCGAAGGACAGAAGGATCTGCTGAAGTGGAACATGGAGTCACCTAACGTCATTGATGTCGTATGGCAGGATACACCGCAATGGCTTGAAGCCAAGGCTTATTGGGAAAAGAGAGGAAAGACCATCCTGTATCGTGTCCGTCACTTCCGGGAGATCAATACGGAAGAGGAAATGTATGACGCGTTTAAAAGATACATGGAGAACTCAAAGGGTATCGCAATAGATGAAATAGTGACTCATAAGTTACCAAAAGAGCGGGCAAAAATGTTTACCAACGCCCTGAGAAGAATTCGTGCCGCTTATCCTGACAAGATCATAGCCGTTTGGTGTTCTGGTAACTGGGATACAGACAATTCTTTTGTGCTGAAAGCGATCAGAGATTATGCCGATATGTTTCTTCCGGAGATATACATTCCCCAAAGAACCGCGGAAAGAAAGGGTTTGGGAGAATTTAAACGCTATCTGAAGGATGCCGAAGAGTTGGCTCCCGGAATCACGAAAAAAACCGTGGTGGGTATAGGTCTGCACGCCAAAATGGCTAATGATACATCGCCATCGCAAAGCTTCAGCGAGCATATCTCCGCACAGATAGCACTATTGGGAACGGAACCCTTCTTCCGCAACATTCTGGGTGTTGCCCTGTATGCACCGGTTTATATGCCAGCCCAGGATCAGAAGGCCGTCGACGGGGCGCTTAAAAAGTACTTCAGGCGATGAGGTTGATGAATTCATGCTTTTGAAGCTCGAGAAAATCAACCGGGTCATTCAGCAGTGGACTATAATTTGTGATATTAATGAATATTCTTAATATTTGCACTTTTTACTTACGTGCATCGGTTTTTAAGAATATGTTCGACCGGTTGATCCAGCAGGGCCATCAGATAAGTGTATTTGCTCCCGTTCAACATGGAACCTCTCCTAAACCTTTGTACGGGGGCATGCTTGATGGCTATGCTAAAGTGGTTCCCTGCTATCATAAAAATGACCGTTTTTGGTTCACTTATAAACAGAACAAGATTTATGATGCATTGCTCGCAAGTTTCGACATTAATCAGTTTGATATAATCCACTCGCACACGCTTTTTTCCGGAGGGTATGTATCATATAAAATCCATAAAATTTGCGGTATTCCTTACGTCATTACTGTTCGAAATACGGATGTGAATTTTTTTTTCAAATACGCTCTTCATTTGCGCAAAACTGGAATTGAAATACTGAGAAATGCCTCAAAAATCATATTTATTTCAACCAGGTATAGGGAAAAATTTTTTAATAACTTTTGCACGCAATCCAACCGAGAGCTATTGCAGGAAAAGAGTCAGGTAATCAGTAATGGAATTGAGGATTTCTGGATAGAAAATATTAACGATCAGAAGTCTTCCCCGGATAAAGAGCATCTTAAGCTTATTTTTGCCGGTCAAATCAAGAAAGGTAAAAATATCCCCATCATCATCAATGCTTGTAATATCTTAAAAGAAAGAGGTTATGGAATAAAACTGACGGTGATAGGGAAAATAATGGATAAAAAGTTGGGTAACGATATCATAAAATCACCTTTCGTAGAGTACCTGCCTTTTGTTCAGAAGGAAGAACTGATAAATATTTATCGTGAACATGATATCTTCGTGATGCCTTCTAAACACGAGACTTTCGGCAGGGTCTATGCTGAAGCGATTACGCAGGGATTGCCCATTATTTACACCAAAGGCGAAGGATTCGATGGCCTGTTTGAGAACGGCTTTGTCGGGTACGCGGTGAAGAGTGCCGATCAGATCGAAATAGCAGACAAAATCGAGGATATTATCAAAAATTATCATCAGATCAGCACGAACTGTATAAAAAGTGCGGGCAATTTCGATTGGGACGCTTCGATGAGAGCCATAACCGGAGTTTATGAAGAAGCCCTGTCCTACAGGGGATAAATAATGAATGTCGGGATACTGACATATCACAATACAATTAATTATGGAGCATCTCTACAGGCCTATGCAACGCAGGAAATAATTTCCGGATTGGGAGGAAATCCCGAAATTATCGACTATGTAAGCCGTCACCGCGCGAAAAGCTATAGTATGCCCGACCTTATCAAGGCACAACTGTCAAAGAGCAATTATACTACAGCGGCACGGATGTTATTGGGATGGTATTTTGTCGATAAGCGTAAAAGAAAATTCGATGCATTTTATGAAAAGTATCTGAAAAAAGGCAGACCTTTTCGCTCTCGAGAAGAAATAACGAGTGCACCCCCACAATACGATCGCTATATCGTCGGAAGTGATCAAGTTTGGAACTATGATCATAATGGTCATGATACAACTTATTTATTAGATTTTGTAAGGGATAAGGAAAAAACAGCATCATACGCGTCCAGTTTCGGTCTGGAAAAAATCGCACCGGAAATGCAAAATGCATATAAGGAGGCGTTGAGTTGTATAAACTGGCTTTCAGTAAGGGAAGACGGGGGAAGAAAGATTATCAGGGACCTTATCGGAAGAGAGGCTGAACTTGTCCTTGATCCTGTGTTGCTGTTAAATCGAGAACAGTGGAGAGATTTGTCATCAAAGACCTTTCCCTGCCGTAAAAAGTATGTTCTTGTTTATATAACCAAAGGAGAGGACTTTGACCGTTTCAGACAAATCACACAATATGATTTGTCTGAATACATGACCGCAAAAATTTCGCGTTCAACAAGCGTGCGTGATTTTTTAGCGCCTTCCATCAGTATCAAATATGCCATATCTCCTGAAGAATTTTTGAGTCTTGTTGATCATGCTTCACTTGTTTTCACTTCGTCATTTCACTGCACGGCATTTTCTATCATCTTTCAAAAGCAGTTTGTTGCAGCTCTATCAGCAGGCAGGGGAAAGGATGAACGAATAGCTTCAATATTGAACCTTTTGGGGCTGGAAAAGAGAATACTCACCTCGAGTTCAACTGTGGAACAGATCGAGCGCCCCATTAACTATTCGGAAGTCAATGCCAAACTCAACGTCCTTAAGTCACAGTCAATTAACTTTCTAAAACAGGTTCTGGATACGCCTTAATGGCGAAGCTATGTTCACA
Protein-coding sequences here:
- a CDS encoding polysaccharide pyruvyl transferase family protein; translation: MEKEVKFALLNSVIMNGGDAGIVYGIRDAIREILPEAQLSIFARRARDAEAYYPDLRLLPMLQDTWPRQRTLAYGLRESFPLRSNLCLLIPGEKEFYKQLRSMDAIIYCGGGYINNLYSTGVLFRIIEDTLEMGIPHMAYAHSIGPFFDDRSRTAAAALLSRFDAVTTRDEASYRLLHEMGTNCKETHFTADAAFAMQIATDATMPLQDLEELKRIYAFKSHGGGAPLFFMSVREWGFPGSEESSSLKKNYRSELQRFILQVIAESNCRICFVSTCQGRKEYGYDDSRFAAELLKELQPFPEDRVYICGHPFAPSSYPLLIGRCADLVVSMRMHFIIFSIMGGVPFIAIAYEKKSQELARQVGLDGYCHELSNLKGDILYKNFIDLREHLVDSRATINSAFRILRERSQENARVLRSVIT
- a CDS encoding glycosyltransferase family 4 protein, giving the protein MKIAIFTSYWNPPNFRGGISRVIFELRKEWQKEGHTVDIYACDTIPDKEAGIFRIPIPPIPLRGLWMKLYLLLFSQLDKYDILFPQSAFQSLLLDKKRCIPFVHTLSNVEHLAPWHFWKYAIAPLEKYALRNIRGCFTLDDKTVEILRKEHHVPDSKILKIYNGVDYNVFCPGPQKKQQEFMVLSAGRFIPRKRFDLLIRAFAAFVDQYGDAKLVIAGDGELKEDLRELVHRLHIDERVFFPGMVDESAMLELYRSASIFVLPSISEGMPMVVLEAQACSLPVVLAGFESARELVMEGKTGYIVKEADPKVWAEIFGRFYNQPELVRSFGEASRKRIVDEFGWSAVANRIHNHFQNILAEMSGI
- a CDS encoding glycosyltransferase family 4 protein is translated as MNILNICTFYLRASVFKNMFDRLIQQGHQISVFAPVQHGTSPKPLYGGMLDGYAKVVPCYHKNDRFWFTYKQNKIYDALLASFDINQFDIIHSHTLFSGGYVSYKIHKICGIPYVITVRNTDVNFFFKYALHLRKTGIEILRNASKIIFISTRYREKFFNNFCTQSNRELLQEKSQVISNGIEDFWIENINDQKSSPDKEHLKLIFAGQIKKGKNIPIIINACNILKERGYGIKLTVIGKIMDKKLGNDIIKSPFVEYLPFVQKEELINIYREHDIFVMPSKHETFGRVYAEAITQGLPIIYTKGEGFDGLFENGFVGYAVKSADQIEIADKIEDIIKNYHQISTNCIKSAGNFDWDASMRAITGVYEEALSYRG
- a CDS encoding polysaccharide pyruvyl transferase family protein; its protein translation is MNVGILTYHNTINYGASLQAYATQEIISGLGGNPEIIDYVSRHRAKSYSMPDLIKAQLSKSNYTTAARMLLGWYFVDKRKRKFDAFYEKYLKKGRPFRSREEITSAPPQYDRYIVGSDQVWNYDHNGHDTTYLLDFVRDKEKTASYASSFGLEKIAPEMQNAYKEALSCINWLSVREDGGRKIIRDLIGREAELVLDPVLLLNREQWRDLSSKTFPCRKKYVLVYITKGEDFDRFRQITQYDLSEYMTAKISRSTSVRDFLAPSISIKYAISPEEFLSLVDHASLVFTSSFHCTAFSIIFQKQFVAALSAGRGKDERIASILNLLGLEKRILTSSSTVEQIERPINYSEVNAKLNVLKSQSINFLKQVLDTP